In the genome of Nonomuraea sp. NBC_00507, the window CGGCCTACACCAGCCCGTGGGAGCTGCTCTCCGCCGACGCCACCACCAGACCCCTCTGGGAGCGAAACGCGTTCGCGCTGGTCGAGGCGCACATCGAGCTGGCACTGCGTGACCCCGACTACCGTTTCGTGCTGGCCGAGGTCGACTATCTCAAGCCGTTCTTCGACACCCATCCCGAACGACGGGCCGATCTGCGCGCCCTCATGGCCGAGGGGCGGGCCGAGCTGATCGGCGGCACCTACAACGAGCCCAACACCAATCTGACCGGCGCCGAGAGCACCATCCGCAACCTCGTCTACGGGATCGGCTACCAGCGCGACATCCTGGGCGGCGATCCGCGCACGGCGTGGCAGCTGGACGTGTTCGGGCACGACCCGCAGTTCCCCGGTTATCTGGCGGCGGCGGGGCTGACCGGCAGCGCGTGGGCGCGCGGGCCGTTCCACCAGTGGGGGCCGATCCACAAGAACTTCCAGCAGGCCAAGAACGACGCGGCCATGATGCAGTTCCCGAGCGAGTTCGAGTGGATCTCGCCATCCGGGCAGGGCGTGCTCACCCACTACATGCCCGCCCACTACTCGGCGGGCTGGTGGATGGACTCCGCGCCCACGCTGGAGGACGCCTGCCAGGCGGTCTACGACCTCTACCGGTCCCTCAAGCCCGTGGCCGCGACGAAGCACGTCCTGCTCCCCGTGGGCACCGACTACACACCGCCCAACAAGTGGGTCACCGACGTCCACCGCACGTGGGCGGCCCGCTATGTGTGGCCGAGGTTCGTGTGCGCCACCCCACGGGACTTCCTGAACGCCGTCCGCGCCGACATGTCGCATTTCAGCCCCCAAACCCGCGATATGAACCCCATCTACACCGGCAAGGACGTCTCCTACATCGACACCAAGCAGGCGCAGCGCGCCGCCGAGGTGGCCGCGCTCGACGCCGAGCGGCTGTCGGCGTTCGCGCAGGCGCTCGGCCTCGGCCGCTACCCGCACACGGCACTGGACAAGGTGTGGCGGCAGCTGGCCTACGGCGCGCACCACGACGCGATCACGGGCTCGGAGTCCGATCAGGTCTACATCGACCTGCTGACCGGCTGGAGGGAGGCCTACGACCTGGCCACGGCCGCCAGGGACACCGCCCTGGACGCCCTGACCGGTCAGATCGCGGTGGACGCGCCGAGCGTGGTGGTCACGAACACGCTGCCGTTCGCCCGTGACGGGCTGGCACGCGTGCGCCTGCCTGCCGGTCACACGGTGGCCGGCGTGCCGGCCGTGGTGGAGGACGGCACGGTGACCTTCCTGGCCCAGGACGTTCCCTCGCTGGGCTGGCGCACTTACCGGATGGTTCCCGGCTCCCCCACCACCTGGCAGCCCGCACCGGCGCACGGCGCCATCACGATCGAGAATGACCGCTGGCGCATCACCGCCGACCCCTCCCAAGGCGGCGGCCTGACCTCGATCCTCGACCGGGCCTCGGGCCAGGAGCTGCTGTCCGGGCTCGGCAACGAGTTGCGCCTCTACCACGAATACCCCCAGCACCCTGACATGGGCGAGGGCCCCTGGCACCTCATCCCCACAGGCCACGCCGTGGGCTCGGCCGGCACCCGGGCGATGAGCGCCCGCACGGAGACGAGCGCGATCGGCCGGCGCCTGATCGTCACCGGTGAAGTGGGGGAGATCTCGTACGAGCAGACCGTCACCCTGCTCACCGGCTCCGACCGCATCGACTTCACCACCCGCGTGCTCGATCACACCGGCGCCGACCGCCTGCTCCGCGTCCGTTTCCCCGCGCGGGTCGAAGGCGCGCTGCCGGTGTCGGACGTGTCGGGCGCCGTGGTGGGCCGCGGTTTCGCGCTCCCCGACGTGGACACGGCCGAGCATCCATGGACGCTCGACAACCCGGCCAACACGTGGTTCGGCCTGTCCGCCACCGCCAAGGTCGATCTCGGCGAGGCCGGCGCGCGGGCGCTGGGCGTGGCCGAGGTCGTGGTGCCTACGCTCGCCGACGCCCCGGAGGCCCGCGACCTGGTGGTCGCGCTGGCCCGCGCGGGCGTGACCGCCACCACGTCATCGGCCTCCGGCACCCGATACGGCTGGCTGGACGTCGACTCGAACCTCCCGGACGTACGCATCATCGTGGGCGGCCCCGACACCAACCCCGTGGCCGCCGATCTACTCGCCCAGGCCGACCCGGTCTATCTGGATGCCCTGAAGTCGGGCGCGCCCCGCGTGTGGGTCCCCGCAGAACGCCCGCTGGCGGAGGTCTGGCAGCCGAGCGCCGACCTGCGTGACCTCCGTGCCCTGCCCGCCCTGATCGTCGCCGGTCCCATCGCGGACCTGGTGGTCGATCTGGCCGACGCCACGATCGACGCCGTGTGCCCGCTGGGGGCGGAGCGCCTGGAGGACCGGACGGTCGCGCTGCTGACGTACGGCCTGCCCGGCTTCGCCGTCGACCCGGACGGGGCTCTGCACCTGTCGCTGATGCGTTCCTGCACGGGCTGGCCCTCGGGCATCTGGCTGGATCCGCCCCACCGCACGACCCCCGACGGCTCGGGATTCCAGCTCCAGCACTGGACCCACGAGTTCTCCTACGCACTGGTCGCCGGCGACGGCGACTGGCGCGCCCTGCGCCTGCCCGCCGCAGGCCAGGAGCACATCACCCCGCTCCTGCCCCGCACGCTGAACGCCCAGGACGGCGAGCTCCCGCCGGCCCACTCGCTCCTCACACTCTCGCCGCCCCGCGACGTGCTCGTGAGCACCATCAAGGCGACCGGCAACCCGCACGCCCACGGCCGCACCGCCGAGCCCGACCGTGGCGTGACCATCCGCTTGATCGAATCGACCGGCCTGGGCGCCCAGGTCGAGATCGACTCCCCGATCCTCCCGCTGACCGACCTCACCCATGCGGATCTGCTGGAACGTCCCGGCGCACCGGCCTTCGACCTCACCATGACCGGCTTCGAGGTCGCGACCTTCCTGGCCAGCGCCCCGCCCCCACCGGCACGGCCCGAGCTCGGACCCACGACCGAGCAGGCCCAGCCCGTCTACAGCCGCTACTGGCTGCACAACAAGGGCCCGGCGCCGCTTGGCTACCTCCCGATCTCCATCGCCGTCGGCCCCGGCCTCGTCACCTCACCAGAGGGCCCCTTTGAGCTGGAGGTCGTGGTCTCCTCCCACCTGACCGAGGAGCCCCACGAAGGCGTGGTCGATCTCCGGGTCCCGCCCGGCTGGATCGCCACCCCGGTCCAACGGCCCTTCCGCCTGTCCCCTGGTGGCCACGTACGTTTCCCGGTCACCGTGACGCCGCCGCAGACGGACACGGGCCTGCACTTCATCTCCGCCCGCACCTTCGTCGCCGGCCAGCTCATCGAGGACGTCGCCACCGTGGCCGTGGGCGACGCCCCCGAACTCCCCGTCCCGGGCCTGCCCCTGGCCTCGGGCACCGCCGTCAAGGGGACCAGTTCGCCCGAGGCCCGCCCGACCGGCCTCTCGGTCAGCCCGGTCACGGACGTCCTCTCCCTCCATCCCGGCGACCGCACCGCCCTCGTCCTCCGACTCACCAACACCACGGCAGACGAGGTCCGCGGTGAATCCCAGCTGGCATCACCCTGGGGCACGTGGACCCTGCTCCCCCGGGTCATCCAGGGCTTCACCGTGGCGGCCGGCGAAACAGCGGAGGTGTCGTTCCCGGTGGAGGTGCCCGCGGACGCACCAGACGGGCATGCCTGGGCACTCGCCAAGGTCATGTGGTACGGCCGTTGCCAATACTCCCCGGCGATCCGCCTGGAGGTGACCCGATGAGACCCCTAGGCGGGCCTCGCAGTAAGGATGGTGCCCTAGTGACGGTCGATCGCCACCACGGCCGGGCAGCCCGCCGCGAGGTGCCCCGATGAGCCATCACGTCCATCACCGCCCAGCGGCGCCGGCGCACGCCGCTCTTGGACCCCGCGCCACCGCACCGGGACCGGAGGGTGTCATCGGCTGGGTCGATGACCGGCCGATCCCACGTGAGCACCTCGACCGGCGCCTCGCCGGCCTACGCGACGGCCCGCTCAGCGCGGCGCTGCCCGTTCCAGGCAGTTCTGAAGACCGCCAGCTGGCCCGGTGGCTGACCCAGGTCATCCTCACCGAAGCCCTGTGCGAGACCGCCGCCAGAGGCCTGGGCCTTGCTCCCGTGGAGGGCGGGCCGCTCGATCGGGTGGCGGCCGTCGAGCTGGGCTCGATCAACGCCGCCGCCTACAACGGCAGCCCGTGGGTGCGCGCCCTGTTCGAGCACGTCACCGCCATGGCAGAGATCCCATCGCAGTGGCGAGCCCGCACGTCCCCCCAACGCTCCCCCAGGCACGTTGTCCACCACCGTCTGTTCGCCGACAGGACGAGCGCCGAGCAGGCGGGACCGGACGACCTCGAACCCCTCGGCGCCGTGAGCCTCGACTCGCTGCCGGCCGCGATCGCCGAGGCGATCAAGCACCGGCCGTACGGCACGCTCGTAGGCCCGGTCGAGGACGCCCTGGGCTGGCACCTGGCCACAGCCGTCCCCACCTCACCCGGCCCCGATCATCCAGCCGTCCCCGCCTCACCCGGCCCTGATCACCCAGCCGTTCTCGCCTCACCCGGCCCCGATCAACCAGCCGTCCCCGCCTCACCCGGCCCTGATCACCCAGCCGTTCTCGCCTCACCCGGCCCCGATCAACCAGCCGTCCCCGCCTCATCCGGCCCCGATCATCCAGCTGTCACCTCCGCACACGGACAAGGAGTCGCCCCGACGCCAGAGCAAGGAATCTCCCCATCTCCTGGATCCCCCGGCCCTCCACGCCACTACAGCGCCTCCGCCCTGCCGGCGGATCGTTTGCTGGAGGCCGCGCGGCGGAGGGCCTTCGCCCGCCGGCTCGATGAGCTGCGTGCCGAGAAGGTCAAGCTAGTGCCCGGACTGGAACACCCTGGCGACCCTCGCCAGCCCGACAACCACCACAAACATTGATGACCTGCGTACTTGCCATTGATATCGGAGGAACCAAGCTCGCCGCCGCGCTGGTGGACGAGGCCGGTTCCGTCTTGTGCTCCGCTACCCGGCCCACGCCGCGTACGGACGTCATGTCCGCCCTGGCGGCTCTCATCACGGAGGTGACCGAGAGCGGCCCGCAACCGGTGGCCGCCGGGATCGGCTGTGCGGGCCCGCTGGACCTCGCCACCGGCACCGTGAGCCCGGTCAACATCGCCAACTGGCGCGGCTTCCCACTGCGCGAGGAGGTACAGAAGCTCACGGGGCTGCCCACCGTGCTGGCGGGCGACGCACAATGCTTCGCGCTCGGGGAGCATTGGCTGGGTGCGGGGCGCGACAGTCCGTCCTTGCTCGGCATCGTCGTGTCCACCGGCATCGGGGGCGGCATCGTGCTCGACGGCGCCCCGCTCCTGGGCCCGACCGGTAACGCCGGACATGTCGGGCATATGAGCATCGACCCCTACGGGGAACGCTGCGAATGCGGTGGCCGCGGATGCGTGGAGCGCTACTCCAGCGGCCCCAACCTTGCCCGCTGGGCTCTGGAGAACGGCTGGTCACCCAGCCCGTCGTCACCCGACCCCGCCGCCGCCACTCGCACCGATCAGGCCGGCACCGTTGAGACCGCCAGCACCAAAGAGATCGCCGGCGCCGCACAGCCCGCAGGCCCACCAGAGCCTGTCGGCCCAGCAGAGCCCATCGGCCCAGCAGAGCCTGTCGGCCCAGCGGGGACTGCCGGCTCAGCGGGGGCCGGTCGTACCGAGGTGAAGGCGGACGCGCGGGCCCTGGCGCGGGACGCCGCGGCGGGGGATGCGATCGCGCTCGCCGCGTTCGAGCGCGGCGCCAGAGCGCTGGCCGCTATGATCGCGTCCACCGCGGCCGCGGCAGAGGTCCAGACCGTGGTGGTCGGCGGCGGTGTGTCGGCCGCGGGCAAGGTGCTGTTCGAGCCGTTGCAGCGGGCGCTCGACGACGTGGCCGGCCTGCCCTTTGTCCGGGCGGTCCAGGTCAGGCAGAGCATCCTGGGCGTGCGTGCGAGCCTGGCCGGCGCCGCCAAGCTGGCCTGGCGGCTGCATCCACCGCACACGTGAGGCACACCCTGAGGCGGGCTCGATGACCAGGGCTAGTCGCGTTCGGCGCCCTGGGCTTCTCTGCGCTCGATGATCCGGCGGGTGAACGGGATGATCTCGACGACTCGGCTGCCGAGGTAGGCGCCGACGAAGGCGAGCACCAGGAGGACGACGGGGCTGGTGGCGAAGCCGTTCATGGTGACGAACGCCTGCAGGATCGCATCGAGCAAGGAGAACTCCGTGTGAATGGGCTCAGCGGGGAGGCACTCAGGCTAACCGGACATGACCCGTGCTCGCCCCCCCCAAACGCGCTAAAGGGCGACATGATCGCTCATGTCGCCCTTTAGTGGACGATCAGTGGAAGAAGTGGCGGGTGCCAGTGAAGTAGAGGGTGATACCCGCCTTCTCCGCGGCCTCCACGACCAGGTCGTCCCGGATGGAGCCGCCGGGCTCGACGATCGCCTTCACGCCCGCCTCCGCCAGCACCTCCAGCCCGTCAGGGAACGGGAAGAAGGCGTCCGAGGCCGCCACGGAGCCGGGCGCGCGCTCCCCTGCCCTGGTGACCGCCAGGCGGCAGGAGTCCACCCGGTTGACCTGCCCCATGCCTACGCCGACCGTGGCGCCGTCGCCGGCCAGCAGGATGGCGTTGGACTTCACCGAGCGGCAGGCGCGCCAGGCGAACTCCAGGTCGGCCAGCACCTCGGGTGAAGCAGGCTCGCCGGTCTTGAGCTCCCACTGCGACGCCGCATCGCCGGGCGCGTCGACCCGGTCGACGGTCTGCACCAGCAGCCCGCCGTCGATCTTGCGGAACTCGGTCGGCTGCGCCGGCCCCTCCGCGCAGGCCAGCAGCCGCAGGTTCTTCTTCTCGCGCAGCACCTCCAGCGCCTCCGCGTCGAAGGCGGGCGCGATGACGACCTCGGTGAACACGTCGGCGATCTGCCTGGCCAGCTCCACCGTGACCGGCCGGTTGACGGCGATCACCCCGCCGAACGCCGACACCGGATCGCAGGCGTGCGCCTTGCGGTGCGCGTCGGCCACGTCGGAGCCGATCGCGATGCCGCACGGGTTTTGGTGCTTGATGATGGCCACGCACGGGTCGGAGAAGTCCCAGGCGGCCCGCCACGCGGCATCGGCGTCGAGGTAGTTGTTGTAGGACATCTCCTTGCCGTGCAGCTGCTCGGCGTTGGCCAGCCCGCCGGCGCCGGCCGTGTAGAGCGCGGCACGCTGGTGCGGGTTCTCGCCGTAGCGGAGGGTCGACTTGCGTTCGTACGCGGCCCCCGTGAAGGCGGGGAACTCTGCCTGTTCGTACGCGCTCCCGAACCAGTTGGCCACGGCCACGTCGTACGAGGCCGTGTGAGCGTACGCGATGCCCGCGAGCCGCCGCCGCTCGGTCAGGGTGAAGCCGCCCTCGGCCAGGGCCGTGAGCACGTCGCCGTAGTAGCCGGGATCGACCACGACGGCGCAGGTGTTGTGGTTCTTCGCGGCGCCGCGGATCATGGCGGGCCCGCCGATGTCGATCTGCTCGACGCACTCCTCGTCGGAGGCGCCGGAGGCCACCGTCTGCTGGAACGGGTAGAGGTTGACCACGACCAGCTGGAACGGGTCGATCTCCAACTCCTGCAGCTGGGTCACGTGGTGCGGCTTGGTGACGTCGGCCAGCAGCCCGGCATGCACCCGCGGGTGCAGCGTCTTGACCCGCCCGTCGAGGCACTCGGGGAACCCGGTCAGCTGCTCGACCTTCGTCACCGGGATCCCGTACGACGAGATCGCGGCGGCCGTGCCGCCGGTCGAGACGATCTCCACCCCAGCGCCGTCGAGGGCCCTGGCCAGCTCCTCGAGCCCGGACTTGTCGTAAACAGCGATCAGCGCACGCTGGATGGCGATGCGAGTCACGTGGTTTCCCCTCCTGATTGGTTGCCGATGCGGACATGGCGTCCGCTGACCGTCCAGCCCTCGCGGGCCATCCGGCCGACGATCTCGACGAGTAGACGGCGCTCGACGGTCTTGATGCGCTCGTGCAGGACCGCCTCGTCGTCGTCCGGAAGCACGGGCACCGCCTCCTGGGCGACAATGGGCCCGGTGTCGATGCCCTCGTCGGCCAGCATCACCGTGCAGCCGGTGACCTTGACCCCGTGGGCCAGCGCGTCGCGCACGCCATGCGCGCCGGGGAAGGACGGCAGCAGCGCCGGGTGGGTGTTGAGCACGGGGAAGGCCTCGAGCGTCGGCGTACCCAAAATCTTCATGAAGCCTGCCGACACCACCAGGTCGGGTTCGTACGATGCGATCTTGGCCGCGATCGCGCGATCCCAATCCGCCCTTGTCGGATAATTGCCCAATTTTTCGACAAAAGTCGGGACGCCTGCCTTAGCGGCCCGGACCAGCCCCTCGATCCCCTCCCTGTCGGCGCCGACCGCCACCACGCGAGCCCCGTACGACGGGTCGGCAGAAGCGTCCAGCAGGGCCTGTAGGTTGGTTCCAGAGCCGGAGACGAGGACGACGAGCCGCCCAGCCTTAGACACGCGCACTCTCCAAGAGGAAAACAGGGTGGGCTGCCAGGGTATCTGTTCCTCACCCGGCGACGCAGAGGAGGTCAGGTGTCGACACCGGTGCAGGCACCGGCAGGCCAGCAGCCCGCCGAATCGGCGGGTCGCCGAGCGATTTGGTTGTCCATCGCAGCGCTGGCCATGACGTTCATGTTGCCGCTCGCCGGCCTGGTCATGGCGCTGTTCGCGCTGGCGGCCGGGATCCGGGCGCTGCCGCTGCTGAAAGCCGCGAGCAAGCCCACGGGGATAGCCGTGGGAGGCATCGCCATCTCCTCGATCGCGCTGGCGCTGTCGGCCATGGCCACGGGGATGCAGCTTTACCTGATGGATGAATACGCCGCCTACCAGGAGTGCATGAAGGGCGCTGGCACGGTGTCCTCGCAGGGCGAGTGCTTCACCCAGTTCCGAGACGCGGCCGAGCGCAAGCTGCCCCCGGACGTCCTCGAACTCCTGGGCGCCATGCAGCCCTGAGCCGGTCGGTTCTCCCGGTCGTCGCCACCCGGCAGCGCACCCACTGTGCGGCGTCACGGCGGCGCGCCCTGTTCATGGTCGCGTTCGCTACGGGCCTTCGTTGGCACCGAGCCTCGCTCTCTCCGGCCCAGGCTCATCGGGTTGGAGATCGTCTCCCGGAACAAGCGTCTCCTGGGACAGAGGGAACCTCGACGGCGCGTGGGGCAACCACGTCGCAGCGTAAAGGAAAAACGGATCAGTCTTTGTCCCAAGCGTAGGGATCGAGATAGATCACATGACCGCCGCGGTCGTCGGACTCGTCGACGATGTCGTTACGCGGCGGGCGTGTCTCCACCACGCGGGGACGCGCTTGAGCCAGCGTCTCCTCGGCCGCCGAGGCGTGCTCGTCCTGCCAGTCGTCCCTGATGACCGGGATCTCCTGAGTATCCGCCTCGGTGGCGTCCATCCAGTGGCCGGGCAGCGGGCGCGGGTCCGACTCCGCCAAGCCCACCTTGCTCGCCGCCTTGGCGATCGCCGCGCCCGCCTTGCGTACCGGGGCGGCCGCCTTGTCGAGCGGCGTGCGGGCCCGCTTGTTGATCAGCAGCAGGTTCGTCACGCCGGCGGAGATGCCCGCGGCCACGCCGACCTCGAGCGCTACCGACAACGCCACTTCCCAAGGTGAGGGGCCGATCGCCGCCAGCCGTCCGCCGCCGATGGGCCCACCGGACAGCGCCGCCAGCGTCCCCGCCACTACCCCGGTGGACACTCCGGTGAGGAATCCCCAGAGCGGCGCCGCCTCATACGACGGCGACGGCGAGATCCTGGCCACCATCACCCCCGCCACGGCCCCCGCCGCGAACGGCAGCGCGATCACCGCCATCATCCACGCCGGCACCGGCCCGCTTTCCGGCAACGCCCCCAGCAACGGCAGGCTCGGCACCGTGCCGAGCTGCACGCCCGTGGGCGCGACCAGAGTGTCCGCACCGATGGCGAACCCCGGTCCGGCGATGTACGAGGACGCCCAGATGACGACGTTGAGCAGATAGAGCAACTGGAGCAGCACCAGGAGCAGCCCGCCCACGAGCCCGGGCGACAGGACGCTGGACAGCTCCCTGACCTGGTCGAAGTTCAGCACGACAGCGACCAGCACCAGTGCCAGCCCGGCCACCAGCAACAACGCGGTGGCCATCGCCGTGCCGACGGTGAGCGCGCGCACCCGCTCGGGCAACAGCCGGAGCATCACCCGCCAGGGCCCGATCATCCGCGCGGTGGCCAGCGCCCCCGCCAGGAACGCCAGCACGAAATGGCTGAACAACGCCTCACCGATGAACGGCTGCGTGATGTCGTTGCTCGCCACGAGCGCGATCAGCCCGGCCAGCAGCGCGTACGGGGCCGCCAGCGACACTCCCGCCTGCACCACCAGCACCAGTTGGGCCCGGCGGCGGGCCTGGGCCTTCTCCCGCGGGCTGTTCTTGGGCAGCCGCGCGGGCAGCCGGAGCCGCAGGTCGGCATCGCGCGCCATCCAGCGTCCCGCCCGATAGAGCAGCACGGCCGGCAGCATGATCAGCCCGAGTGGCAACAACCCGACCCGCCCGCCGGGGATCGCGAACCCGGCGTGGTGCGCGGCCAGCCAGAGCTGCGCCGCCGTACGGAACACACCCGGCAGCCCGGAGCCCAGCGTGCCGCGCGGGGCGGCGATCCACCCGACCAGCGTGAGCGTGGTGAGTGCGGCCAAGCCGACGCCCAGCGTGCATGCCGCGGCCAGCATGCCCGACACGGGCAGCGGTCGCCTGGACTCGTCGTCGTCGCCAGGGACCCGGGGGAGCTTGCCGAGCACCGACCGGGGGGCAGCGCGCAACTGGTCGATAATCGCCGTCACAGTAGGTGATTTTCTCAACCTTTCCCAACCAGTGCTTGGTTGACGCGCCGGGGGATTAATATTCAATCTTTTACGCTGCGACGCGGCCGCCCCAAGCACCGTCGTTGGTCGCCCTCTGTCCAGGGGGACGCTTTCTAACCCGGTCACTGGAGCGATGAGCGGCGCGCCCTGCTTATGGTCGCATTCGCTACGGGTCTCCGTTGGCATCGTGGGCCGCTCACCGGGGCGGCTGACGGACGCCTCGTGCCCCACGCGGCGTCTCCCCCATCAGACGATCTGCGCTGTCCACACATGGGAAAGCCCCGCGCGGTGTGCCGCGCGGGGCCTTCTTGGCGATGATCAACGAGCCTGCATGATCTCGCGCATGAGGCGTGCCGTTTCCGACGGGGTCTTGCCGACGCGGACGCCCACCTTCTCCAAGGCTTCCTTCTTGGCTTGGGCGGTGCCGGCCGAGCCGGACACGATGGCGCCCGCGTGACCCATCGTCTTGCCCTCGGGCGCGGTGAAGCCGGCCACGTAGGCGACCACGGGCTTGGTCACGTGCTGCTCGATGTAGGCCGCGGCCCGCTCCTCGGCGTCGCCGCCGATCTCACCGATCATCACGATGGCGTCGGTGCCCGGGTCCTCCTGGAAGGCCTGGAGCGCATCGATGTGCGTGGTGCCGATGACGGGGTCGCCGCCGATGCCGACCGCGGTCGAGAAGCCGAAGTCGCGCAGCTCGTACATGAGCTGGTAGGTCAGCGTGCCGGACTTCGAGACCAGGCCGATGCGGCCGGCGGTGGTGATGTCGGCGGGGATGATGCCGGCGTTGGAGGCGCCGGGAGAGGCGATGCCGGGGCAGTTGGGGCCGATGATGCGGGTCTTGTTGCCCTTGGTGACGGCGTAGGCCCAGAACTCTGTGCTGTCGTGCACCGGGACGCCTTCGGTGATCACCACGACGAGCGGGATCTCGGCGTCGATGGCCTCCTTGACGGCGTCCTTGGTGAACGCCGGAGGCACGAACACGACCGACACGTCGGCGCCGGTCTGCTCCATGGCCTCCTTGACCGTGCCGAACACGGGCAGGCCCTCGTGAACGGTGCCGGCCTTGCGGGCGTTGACGCCGCCCACGACCTTGGCGCCGGAGGCGAGCATGCGGCGGGTGTGCTTGGTGCCCTCCCCGCCGGTCATGCCCTGAACGATGATCTTGCTGTTCTCGGTCAACCAGATGGCCATGAGTTACGCACCTACCGCAGCGAGCTCGGCGGCACGCTTGGCCGCGTCGTCCATCGTGTCTACCAGCTCGACCCGCGGGAGCGCGGCGTCGGCCAGGATCTGTCGCCCGAGCTGGGCGTTGTTGCCGTCGAGGCGGACCACCAGCGGGTGGGTCACGGCCTCGCCCCGGCTCTCCAGCAGCTTGAACGCCGAGACGATGCCGTTGGCGACGGCGTCGCAGGCGGTGATGCCGCCGAAGACGTTCACGAAAATCGACTTCACGTCGGGGTCGGAGAGGATGATCTCCAGGCCGGCGGCCATGACCTCAGCCGACGCGCCACCACCGATGTCGAGGAAGTTGGCGGGGGACGGCTTGCCGGGGAACGCCTCACCGGCGTAGGCCACGACGTCGAGGGTGGACATGACCAGGCCCGCGCCGTTGCCGATGATGCCGACGTCGCCATCGAGCTTGACGTAGTTGAGGTCCTTCTCCTTGGCCGCGGCCTCGAGCGGGTCCTCGGCGGCCTTGTCGGCCAGCGCCTCGTGCTCCTGCTGGCGGAAGGAGGCGTTGTCGTCGAGCGTGACCTTGCCGTCGAGCGCCTTCACCTGGCCGTCGGCCGACAGGATCATGGGGTTGACCTCGACGAGCGTGGCGTCCTCGTCGACGAAACAGCACCAGAGCTTCTCGATGAGCTCGGCGGCGCCGTCGAGCGACTTCTCCGGCAGCCCGCCGGCCACCGCGATCTCGCGGGCCTTGGCCCGGTCGATGCCGGTCAGCGCCGAGACCGGCACCTTGGCGACCTTCTCGGGGGCGCTGTGGGCGACCTCTTCGATGTCCATACCGCCGGCGGCGGAGCAGATCGCGAGGAACGTACGGTTCGCACGGTCGAGCAGGAAGGAGAAGTAGTATTCCTCCGCGATCGCGCTGGCCTCCTCCACGAGCACCTTGTGGACCGTGTGGCCCTTGATGTCCATGCCCAGGATGGCGGTGGCCTTCTCGACGGCGTCGGCGGCGTCGTCCGCCACCTTCACGCCTCCGGCCTTGCCCCGGCCACCGGTCTTGACCTGGGCCTTGACGACGACGCGGCCGGTCAACTGCTCAGCGGCCGCCCGCACCTCCTCCACCGTGTGGGCGACGATGCCGCGCGGCACCGGGATGCCGTAGTCAGCGAAGAGCTCCTTCGCCTGATGTTCGAACAGGTCCACGAGGGTCCGTCCTTGCTTATCCGACTGATGTTCGACGGCCCGGGCAACCCGTGCGTGCCGGGCGTTTCCGCCAGTGAAGCCTAGCCCCAAGCTTGACCTGCCCAGGTCACCGGGTCATGGTTCTCCCACTATGTGACGCTGATCTCACTTCCAAGACTCACCTCCGGCCTCACTTCCGGCAAGGGTGCCCAGATGATGATCTGCACGAGAAATGCACCGATTCGCCGCCGGAGCGCCCGAGGGCCGATATATGACCGTGATCTTTAATGGCCAGGATTCCTGGGGCCCCCGGTTATCCGATGCGAAGGAAACCGAGGGCCATTCCCGTCCGTGATCGCCATGGGACGTTACGTGTATGCGCAGGATTACCGATATCCACGACGCGTACCGGAACGCTAGGATCACGACCCAGCTTTTCCCTACCTCGCTTCACCCCGAGGCATGAAAGTTTCGGCGGGAAGCACCGGTAATCCCCCTCAACGAAGGAATCCGCATGAAGCGCATGCTCGCCGGCGTGGTGTTAGCCACCACGGCCACCCTGGTCGCCGCGAC includes:
- the sucC gene encoding ADP-forming succinate--CoA ligase subunit beta, which gives rise to MDLFEHQAKELFADYGIPVPRGIVAHTVEEVRAAAEQLTGRVVVKAQVKTGGRGKAGGVKVADDAADAVEKATAILGMDIKGHTVHKVLVEEASAIAEEYYFSFLLDRANRTFLAICSAAGGMDIEEVAHSAPEKVAKVPVSALTGIDRAKAREIAVAGGLPEKSLDGAAELIEKLWCCFVDEDATLVEVNPMILSADGQVKALDGKVTLDDNASFRQQEHEALADKAAEDPLEAAAKEKDLNYVKLDGDVGIIGNGAGLVMSTLDVVAYAGEAFPGKPSPANFLDIGGGASAEVMAAGLEIILSDPDVKSIFVNVFGGITACDAVANGIVSAFKLLESRGEAVTHPLVVRLDGNNAQLGRQILADAALPRVELVDTMDDAAKRAAELAAVGA